One Deinococcus sp. LM3 genomic region harbors:
- a CDS encoding carbohydrate ABC transporter permease — protein MNLKNTNPTLYYLQRAGFYLLVLVIGVYLLAPFFWAVLTSLRSPGDLFLTPLEFIGARTTFGNYADVFANPGFQRGLIYSLIVAVGSVAISLLLGAFSAYALGRFRFKGKTIVMYVILAVSVFPQIAVLSGLYTLINNLGLYNNPLGLILSYLIFTIPFTVWVLTSFVRDIPGELEEAALVDGASPLQTLFLVLFPVMMPALVTTGLLAFINAWNEYLFALTFTSTNRTVPVVIANYSGATQFDQPWGQIMAASIVVTVPLIILVLVFQRNIVSGLTAGAVKG, from the coding sequence ATGAACCTGAAAAACACCAACCCCACCCTGTACTACCTGCAACGCGCCGGCTTCTACCTGCTGGTCCTGGTGATCGGCGTGTACCTGCTCGCCCCGTTCTTCTGGGCGGTCCTGACCAGCCTGCGCTCGCCCGGCGACCTGTTCCTCACGCCGCTGGAATTCATCGGCGCGAGAACGACGTTCGGCAACTACGCGGACGTGTTCGCCAACCCCGGCTTCCAGCGGGGCCTGATCTACTCGCTGATCGTGGCGGTCGGGTCGGTCGCCATCAGCCTGCTGCTGGGCGCGTTCTCGGCGTACGCGCTGGGACGCTTCCGGTTCAAGGGCAAGACCATCGTCATGTACGTGATCCTGGCGGTCAGCGTGTTCCCGCAGATCGCCGTGCTCTCGGGCCTGTACACCCTGATCAACAACCTGGGGCTGTACAACAACCCGCTGGGCCTGATCCTGTCGTACCTGATCTTCACGATTCCGTTCACGGTGTGGGTGCTGACCAGTTTCGTGCGCGACATTCCGGGCGAACTGGAGGAAGCGGCGCTGGTGGACGGCGCCAGCCCCCTGCAGACGCTGTTCCTGGTGCTGTTCCCGGTCATGATGCCGGCGCTGGTCACGACCGGCCTGCTGGCCTTCATCAACGCCTGGAACGAGTACCTGTTCGCGCTGACCTTCACGAGCACCAACCGCACGGTGCCGGTCGTGATCGCCAACTACTCGGGCGCCACGCAGTTCGACCAGCCGTGGGGACAGATCATGGCCGCCAGCATCGTGGTGACGGTGCCGCTGATCATCCTGGTGCTGGTGTTCCAGCGCAACATCGTCTCGGGCCTGACCGCCGGGGCCGTCAAGGGCTGA
- the pfkA gene encoding 6-phosphofructokinase, whose translation MTDQNAAPVPSSLNPEPAHPNPQGVRRVAVLTSGGDAPGMNAAIRAVVRTASSQGIEVVGVRRGFSGLHRGELHLLGPRDVANTIQRGGTILLTARSHTWRTPEGRARGAQHLRDWNVDGLIVIGGDGSFHGAHYLQQEHGIPVIGVPGTIDNDLYGTDHTIGYFTAVETALDAVDKLRDTGASHERIFVIEVMGRHAGHIALDVAVAGGAEEVFIPEDAKDVSCVLDVVKQSVAKGKTGSIIIVAEGYPGGAQGVADAIQAGTGMETRVSILGHIQRGGSPVSSDRVLASRLGEAAVYALMEGRSNVMVGRQNHGITFIPLNDTWEKRKDVNRDLYRCAKTLSV comes from the coding sequence ATGACCGACCAGAACGCCGCTCCCGTCCCGTCCTCCCTCAACCCGGAACCCGCGCACCCCAACCCGCAGGGCGTCCGGCGCGTCGCCGTCCTGACCAGCGGCGGCGACGCCCCCGGCATGAACGCCGCCATCCGCGCGGTCGTGCGCACCGCCTCCTCGCAGGGCATCGAGGTCGTCGGCGTGCGCCGCGGCTTCTCCGGCCTGCACCGCGGCGAACTGCACCTGCTCGGCCCGCGCGACGTGGCGAACACCATCCAGCGCGGCGGCACCATCCTGCTGACCGCCCGCAGCCACACCTGGCGCACCCCGGAAGGCCGCGCGCGCGGCGCCCAGCACCTGCGCGACTGGAACGTGGACGGCCTGATCGTCATCGGCGGCGACGGCAGCTTCCACGGCGCGCACTACCTGCAGCAGGAGCACGGCATTCCCGTGATCGGCGTGCCCGGCACCATCGACAACGACCTGTACGGCACCGACCACACCATCGGGTACTTCACGGCCGTCGAGACCGCCCTGGACGCCGTGGATAAACTCCGCGACACCGGCGCCAGCCACGAACGCATCTTCGTGATCGAGGTCATGGGCCGCCACGCCGGGCACATCGCCCTGGACGTCGCCGTGGCCGGAGGCGCCGAGGAAGTCTTCATCCCCGAGGACGCCAAGGACGTCAGCTGCGTGCTGGACGTCGTCAAGCAGAGCGTCGCCAAGGGCAAGACCGGCAGCATCATCATCGTGGCGGAAGGCTACCCCGGCGGCGCGCAGGGCGTCGCGGACGCCATCCAGGCCGGCACCGGCATGGAAACCCGCGTGAGCATCCTGGGTCACATCCAGCGCGGCGGCAGCCCCGTCAGCAGCGACCGCGTGCTCGCCAGCCGCCTCGGCGAGGCCGCCGTGTACGCCCTGATGGAAGGCCGCAGCAACGTCATGGTGGGCCGCCAGAACCACGGCATCACCTTCATTCCCCTGAACGACACCTGGGAGAAACGCAAGGACGTCAACCGCGACCTGTACCGCTGCGCCAAGACCCTCAGCGTCTGA
- the rsmI gene encoding 16S rRNA (cytidine(1402)-2'-O)-methyltransferase codes for MTDPHPDQPHPDQTDTDQTDADLSGADGTDGTLTLDAAPPGIPDGARVWLVPTPVGNLGDITLRALEVLRAADAVACEDTRRTGALLTHLGIRKALVRLDAHTMRRAPQVLGKYPRLAYVSDAGTPGISDPGAELVQAAVAADIPVEVLPGATAFVPALVLSGLPGGRFTFEGFLPRSGRERKERLSAIAARSETSVLYESPHRLQATLLDLAQACGEGRAASVTRELSKRFEETARGTLSELAAHFGGAVRGEIAVVVAGRSDAEVAAEAAQVDHLGQAQAWAAQGLGVRDIRELLVSQGLRKNDAYTLALQATGTHAGPRPPAAPETRLP; via the coding sequence ATGACTGACCCCCACCCGGATCAGCCCCACCCTGATCAGACGGACACGGATCAGACGGACGCCGACCTGTCCGGCGCGGACGGCACAGACGGGACGCTCACGCTGGACGCCGCCCCCCCGGGCATCCCGGACGGCGCGCGCGTGTGGCTGGTCCCCACCCCGGTCGGGAACCTGGGCGACATCACCCTGCGCGCCCTGGAGGTGCTGCGCGCCGCCGACGCGGTCGCCTGCGAGGACACCCGCCGCACCGGGGCGCTGCTGACGCACCTGGGCATCCGCAAGGCGCTGGTGCGCCTGGACGCGCACACCATGCGCCGCGCGCCGCAGGTCCTCGGGAAGTACCCGCGCCTGGCGTACGTCAGTGACGCCGGCACGCCCGGCATCAGCGACCCCGGCGCGGAACTCGTGCAGGCGGCTGTGGCCGCCGACATTCCCGTCGAGGTGCTGCCGGGCGCCACCGCCTTCGTGCCGGCGCTGGTCCTGTCGGGCCTGCCCGGCGGGCGCTTCACCTTCGAGGGCTTCCTGCCGCGCAGTGGCCGGGAACGCAAGGAGCGCCTGTCGGCCATCGCGGCCCGCTCCGAGACCAGCGTGCTGTACGAGAGCCCCCACCGCCTGCAGGCCACGCTGCTGGACCTGGCGCAGGCCTGCGGGGAGGGCCGGGCCGCGAGCGTGACGCGGGAACTCAGCAAGCGGTTCGAGGAGACGGCGCGCGGCACCCTGAGCGAACTCGCGGCCCATTTCGGCGGCGCGGTGCGCGGCGAGATCGCCGTGGTCGTCGCGGGCCGCAGCGACGCCGAGGTGGCCGCCGAGGCCGCGCAGGTCGATCACCTGGGGCAGGCGCAGGCCTGGGCTGCCCAGGGGCTGGGGGTCAGGGATATACGTGAGCTTCTCGTTTCGCAGGGTTTGCGTAAGAATGACGCATATACCCTGGCGTTACAGGCGACCGGCACCCACGCCGGCCCCCGCCCACCCGCCGCCCCCGAAACGAGGCTCCCATGA
- a CDS encoding phospho-N-acetylmuramoyl-pentapeptide-transferase, giving the protein MMVVTAILSWFLVGLFVRVSRARGWGQKVRVDGPQTHLVKEGTPTAGGVPFVLAAALVFFPLYLTGNAGGPRELIIMLAALAMGVIGGIDDLLKIRSRMTGRGRTELLAREKFPLQFVVSLVFAYFAAPLASHELLPSLGPVADVILLTLVMVGSVNAFNFTDGLDGLLSGVAIIVLLPLLALSPVSALLVAALLGFLWFNAHPARVFMGDMGSHAIGAVAAGAYVLYADVWLLPLAAIIPVAAVLSVVIQVVSFKTRGKRVFKMSPIQHHFEHADVGWPETHVTMRFWMVTAVATAATWWILGGRP; this is encoded by the coding sequence ATGATGGTCGTCACGGCGATTCTTTCGTGGTTCCTGGTGGGCCTGTTCGTGCGGGTCAGCCGGGCGCGTGGCTGGGGCCAGAAGGTGCGCGTGGACGGCCCTCAGACGCACCTGGTGAAGGAGGGCACGCCCACGGCGGGCGGCGTGCCGTTCGTGCTGGCGGCGGCGCTGGTGTTCTTCCCGCTGTACCTGACCGGGAATGCCGGCGGGCCGCGCGAGCTGATCATCATGCTCGCGGCGCTGGCGATGGGCGTGATCGGCGGAATCGACGACCTGCTCAAGATCCGCTCGCGTATGACCGGGCGGGGCCGCACGGAACTGCTGGCCCGTGAGAAGTTCCCGTTGCAGTTCGTGGTGTCGCTGGTGTTCGCGTACTTCGCGGCGCCGCTGGCCTCGCATGAACTGCTGCCCAGCCTGGGGCCGGTCGCCGACGTGATCCTGCTGACGCTGGTGATGGTCGGCAGCGTGAACGCCTTCAACTTCACGGACGGACTGGACGGCCTGCTGAGCGGCGTGGCGATCATCGTGCTGCTGCCGCTGCTGGCGCTGTCGCCGGTCAGTGCGCTGCTCGTGGCGGCGCTGCTGGGGTTCCTGTGGTTCAACGCGCACCCGGCGCGGGTGTTCATGGGCGACATGGGCAGTCACGCGATCGGCGCGGTGGCGGCCGGCGCGTACGTGCTGTACGCGGACGTGTGGCTGCTGCCGCTCGCGGCGATCATTCCGGTCGCGGCGGTCCTGAGCGTCGTGATTCAGGTCGTGTCGTTCAAGACGCGCGGCAAGCGGGTGTTCAAGATGTCGCCCATCCAGCATCACTTCGAGCACGCGGACGTCGGCTGGCCGGAAACGCACGTCACCATGCGGTTCTGGATGGTCACGGCGGTCGCCACGGCCGCCACGTGGTGGATTCTGGGCGGTCGCCCTTGA
- a CDS encoding GNAT family protein, with protein MNVPPADPDPMTPPAAPLPEAPLPEAEWLRAPVLSGRAVTLGPLREEHAADLCAGATPDTLRFLARGGPVTSDVAGWAAHVAELNALPRRVNFAVHLNGPDGPGAAVGRISFSEVNAADGWAEIGTMLLPAAQGTAVNPESKLLLMTRAFEVLGAGRVQFKVDARNERSLRAMTRLGAVREGVLRAYQRRPDGFTRDSVVFSVLAGEWPAVKAGLTARVRSLT; from the coding sequence GTGAACGTTCCCCCGGCCGACCCTGATCCCATGACGCCTCCCGCCGCGCCGCTGCCGGAAGCGCCATTGCCAGAAGCGGAGTGGCTGCGCGCGCCGGTGCTGTCCGGGCGGGCCGTGACCCTGGGGCCGCTGCGCGAGGAACACGCGGCGGACCTGTGTGCCGGCGCGACACCCGACACCCTGCGGTTCCTGGCGCGGGGCGGACCGGTCACCTCGGATGTGGCGGGCTGGGCGGCGCACGTGGCCGAGCTGAACGCCCTGCCGCGCCGCGTGAACTTCGCGGTTCACCTGAACGGCCCGGACGGGCCCGGCGCCGCCGTGGGCCGCATCAGTTTCAGCGAGGTGAACGCCGCCGACGGCTGGGCCGAGATCGGCACGATGCTGCTGCCGGCCGCGCAGGGAACGGCCGTGAACCCGGAATCCAAACTGCTGCTCATGACCCGCGCGTTCGAGGTGCTGGGAGCGGGGCGCGTGCAGTTCAAGGTGGACGCCCGCAACGAACGCAGCCTGCGGGCCATGACGCGGCTGGGCGCGGTGCGGGAGGGCGTGCTGCGCGCCTACCAGCGCCGTCCGGACGGGTTCACGCGGGATTCCGTGGTGTTCAGCGTGCTGGCCGGCGAGTGGCCGGCGGTGAAGGCCGGACTGACCGCGCGGGTGCGGTCCCTGACCTGA
- a CDS encoding ABC transporter substrate-binding protein — protein sequence MKKAIALVSLTVAIAASSNASAVTVTLACGAVGQELQLCKEGAARWAKKTGNTVKIFESPNLTNDRLGLYQQQLAAKSSDIDVYQLDVVWPGLLAQHFVDLKGKVPATEVNAHFKGIIDANTVNGKLVAMPWFTDAGLMYYRTDLLQKYGFKSPPKTWTELALMAKKIQDGEQKTNKAFTGFVWQGKNYEGLTCDALEWVVSFGGGTIVDAKGNITINNAQAAKALDTAASWIKSISPAGVTTYAEEEARGIFQAGNAAFMRNWPYAWALGQGDDSKVKGKIGVAPLPSGGSRNAATLGGWQLGVSSYSKNQAAAIDLVRYLAGPAEQKIRAIEGTYNPTIATLYKDKDILKANPFFGSLYNVFTSAVARPSGPTKSKYNQVSQAFSTAVSDVLNGKMKGQAAVAKLSTDLARIKGRGW from the coding sequence ATGAAGAAAGCTATTGCACTCGTGAGCCTGACCGTCGCCATCGCCGCCAGCAGCAACGCCAGCGCCGTCACCGTGACCCTCGCCTGCGGCGCCGTCGGTCAGGAACTTCAGCTCTGTAAGGAAGGCGCGGCCCGCTGGGCCAAGAAGACCGGCAACACCGTCAAGATCTTCGAGAGCCCCAACCTGACCAACGACCGCCTGGGCCTGTACCAGCAGCAGCTGGCCGCCAAGAGCAGCGACATCGACGTGTACCAGCTCGACGTCGTGTGGCCCGGCCTGCTCGCCCAGCACTTCGTGGACCTGAAAGGCAAGGTGCCGGCCACAGAGGTGAACGCGCACTTCAAGGGCATCATCGACGCGAACACCGTGAACGGCAAACTGGTCGCCATGCCCTGGTTCACGGACGCCGGCCTGATGTACTACCGCACCGACCTGCTCCAGAAGTACGGCTTCAAGAGCCCCCCCAAGACCTGGACGGAACTGGCCCTGATGGCCAAGAAGATCCAGGACGGCGAGCAGAAGACCAACAAGGCCTTCACCGGCTTCGTGTGGCAGGGCAAGAACTACGAGGGCCTGACCTGCGACGCCCTGGAATGGGTCGTGAGCTTCGGCGGCGGCACCATCGTGGACGCCAAGGGCAACATCACCATCAACAACGCCCAGGCCGCCAAGGCGCTGGACACCGCCGCCAGCTGGATCAAGAGCATCAGCCCCGCCGGCGTCACCACCTACGCCGAGGAAGAAGCGCGCGGCATCTTCCAGGCCGGGAACGCCGCCTTCATGCGCAACTGGCCCTACGCCTGGGCGCTGGGCCAGGGCGACGACTCCAAGGTCAAGGGCAAGATCGGCGTGGCGCCCCTGCCCAGCGGCGGCAGCCGCAACGCCGCCACCCTCGGCGGCTGGCAGCTCGGCGTGAGCAGCTACAGCAAGAACCAGGCCGCCGCCATCGACCTCGTGCGCTACCTCGCCGGCCCCGCCGAGCAGAAGATCCGCGCCATCGAGGGCACCTACAACCCCACCATCGCCACGCTGTACAAGGACAAGGACATCCTGAAGGCCAACCCCTTCTTCGGCAGCCTGTACAACGTGTTCACCAGCGCCGTCGCCCGGCCCTCCGGCCCCACCAAGAGCAAGTACAACCAAGTCTCCCAGGCCTTCAGCACCGCCGTCAGCGACGTGCTGAACGGCAAGATGAAGGGCCAGGCGGCCGTCGCCAAGCTCTCGACCGACCTGGCGCGCATCAAGGGGCGCGGCTGGTAA
- a CDS encoding 23S rRNA (pseudouridine(1915)-N(3))-methyltransferase RlmH produces the protein MRLHLITVGDPKLAYARAGWDEYEKRLRRYHKVQVTRVNGRSQALESEAVRRAAGKAPLVLLDPRGQQFTSEALSAYLDAQALGGVGELAFAIGGPDGHTDELRASAHALWSLGLLTLPHDLAMVVLAEALYRASTISAGEPYHRG, from the coding sequence GTGCGCCTTCACCTGATCACCGTCGGAGACCCGAAACTCGCCTACGCCCGCGCCGGCTGGGACGAGTACGAGAAGCGGCTGCGGCGCTACCACAAGGTGCAGGTGACCCGCGTGAACGGCCGCTCGCAGGCGCTGGAGAGCGAGGCGGTGCGCCGCGCGGCCGGGAAGGCGCCGCTGGTGCTGCTCGACCCGCGCGGGCAGCAGTTCACGAGCGAGGCCCTGAGCGCGTACCTGGACGCGCAGGCGCTCGGAGGCGTGGGCGAACTGGCCTTCGCCATCGGCGGGCCGGACGGCCACACGGACGAACTGCGGGCCTCGGCGCACGCCCTGTGGAGCCTGGGCCTGCTGACCCTGCCGCACGACTTGGCGATGGTGGTGCTGGCCGAGGCGCTGTACCGGGCGAGCACCATCAGCGCCGGGGAACCGTACCACCGGGGCTGA
- a CDS encoding class I SAM-dependent methyltransferase — protein MGTTVYRAAHQTETGGLFTLDVAGDAGILSLYAPLAPHEEAALADACARAGGLAAVYLKRRPVEARHAANVEREYLSPPEPVWGEARTEVTALENGVPFLIRPGADLSVGLFTDARPARAWVREHASHGEGRVLNTFAYTCGFGLNAALGGAPVVKNVDLSRKVLAWGQANYALSGLSAPDTDFLFGDVFGWFTRLARRGAQFDLVILDPPSFARSNAGTWRSERDYGRLMTLAAGVTAPGGRVLALLNHAGVTPGTFERLAWAGLEEAGRAGRITAHLGAGEDYPGATHLKAHVWSLS, from the coding sequence ATGGGCACGACCGTGTACCGCGCCGCGCACCAGACCGAGACGGGCGGGCTGTTCACGCTGGACGTGGCCGGGGACGCCGGCATCCTGAGCCTGTACGCGCCGCTCGCGCCGCACGAGGAGGCCGCGCTGGCCGACGCCTGCGCCCGCGCGGGGGGGCTGGCGGCCGTGTACCTCAAGCGCCGCCCGGTCGAGGCGCGGCACGCGGCGAACGTGGAGCGCGAGTACCTGTCCCCCCCGGAACCCGTGTGGGGCGAAGCGCGCACGGAGGTCACGGCGCTGGAGAACGGCGTGCCGTTCCTGATCCGGCCCGGCGCCGACCTGAGCGTGGGGCTGTTCACGGACGCCCGCCCGGCGCGCGCCTGGGTGCGCGAACACGCCTCGCACGGTGAGGGGCGGGTGCTGAACACCTTCGCGTACACCTGCGGGTTCGGCCTGAACGCCGCGCTGGGGGGCGCGCCGGTCGTGAAGAACGTGGACCTGTCCCGCAAGGTGCTGGCCTGGGGACAGGCGAACTACGCCCTGAGCGGCCTGAGCGCCCCGGACACCGACTTCCTGTTCGGGGACGTGTTCGGGTGGTTCACGCGGCTCGCGCGGCGCGGCGCGCAGTTCGATCTGGTGATCCTGGACCCGCCCAGTTTCGCGCGCAGCAACGCCGGGACGTGGCGTTCCGAGCGGGATTACGGGCGGCTGATGACGCTGGCGGCGGGCGTGACCGCGCCGGGCGGGCGGGTGCTGGCGCTGCTGAACCACGCGGGCGTGACCCCCGGCACCTTCGAGCGACTCGCCTGGGCGGGCCTGGAGGAGGCGGGCCGGGCGGGGCGCATCACGGCGCACCTGGGGGCCGGCGAGGACTACCCCGGCGCGACCCACCTGAAAGCGCACGTGTGGTCCCTGAGCTGA
- a CDS encoding sugar ABC transporter permease, which yields MTVKTPVSAAPVKTRGIEAARARTAIWLLLPTLIAIALVAGYPLYRTIYFSLFEANLTSPDQRTFIGLGNFWFTTPEGIGLGFLQDPKWWGAVKNTLLFTVVSVFLETVFGMIIALVVNSAFKGRGFLRTAMLVPWAIPTVVSAQMWAYLYNDSFGLIGRGLLGGQAVLANTDSAIWALIAVDVWKTTSFMALLILAGLQSLPSDMYEAADMDGASKWTQFWRLTLPLLRPALLVALVFRSLDALRVFDVMSVMLGNVNAASTSMTGYARQALIDNQLLGLGSAVSVAVFVIIMVIVVMYVTAFRVKFD from the coding sequence ATGACCGTCAAGACTCCTGTTTCTGCCGCGCCCGTCAAGACACGGGGCATCGAGGCGGCCCGCGCCCGGACGGCCATCTGGCTGCTGCTGCCCACCCTGATCGCCATCGCGCTGGTCGCCGGGTACCCGCTGTACCGCACGATCTACTTCTCGCTGTTCGAGGCGAACCTGACCAGCCCGGACCAGCGGACCTTCATCGGGCTGGGGAACTTCTGGTTCACCACGCCCGAAGGCATCGGCCTGGGCTTCCTGCAGGACCCCAAGTGGTGGGGCGCCGTGAAGAACACCCTGCTGTTCACGGTGGTGTCCGTGTTCCTGGAAACCGTGTTCGGCATGATCATCGCGCTCGTCGTGAACAGCGCCTTCAAGGGGCGCGGATTCCTGCGCACCGCCATGCTGGTTCCCTGGGCTATTCCCACGGTCGTGTCGGCGCAGATGTGGGCGTACCTGTACAACGACTCCTTCGGTCTGATCGGGCGCGGCCTGCTGGGCGGACAGGCCGTGCTGGCGAACACCGACAGCGCCATCTGGGCCCTGATCGCCGTGGACGTCTGGAAGACCACGTCCTTCATGGCCCTGCTGATCCTGGCGGGGTTGCAGAGCCTGCCCAGCGACATGTACGAGGCGGCCGACATGGACGGCGCGAGCAAGTGGACGCAGTTCTGGCGCCTGACGCTGCCGCTGCTGCGCCCGGCGCTGCTGGTCGCGCTGGTGTTCCGCAGCCTGGACGCCCTGCGCGTGTTCGACGTGATGTCCGTGATGCTGGGCAACGTGAACGCCGCCAGCACCAGCATGACCGGGTACGCCCGGCAGGCGCTGATCGACAACCAGCTGCTGGGACTGGGCAGCGCCGTCAGCGTCGCCGTGTTCGTGATCATCATGGTGATCGTCGTGATGTACGTCACCGCCTTCCGCGTCAAGTTCGACTGA
- a CDS encoding branched-chain amino acid ABC transporter substrate-binding protein: protein MSATTRMTVTLAALLLGSGASAQNAGKTIKIATLSPLSGSLSSLGVQVRNGTQLAVNEAAPAFAKLGLKLQLVAFDDQADPATGTAAARKIAADRQILAVVGALNSGVTIPATAALQASRVAVVNSASTANQVTDRGLKNVNRIVPRDDAQGPAGASFIRSTLKAKKVYVLNDKTAYGEGLAREVERSLKAAGVKVVASEGTEEKADFSGVIAKIRLQKPDVIYFGGVYNQVGVFLRQLRGAGVMIPVVGGDGLDSSELSKIAGPGARDVYYTTTAAPVESLPSAGAFAATYRKTFGMAPQGFAVFGYDAARVALRGILAAAKAAQNGVPSREQVQSAVRQGTYSGLLTGTVAFNSVGDRREANLYVMKLNGTKATLSTTVKVKAPAR, encoded by the coding sequence ATGTCTGCTACCACCCGAATGACCGTCACCCTCGCCGCCCTGCTGCTGGGGTCCGGCGCCAGCGCCCAGAACGCCGGCAAGACCATCAAGATCGCCACGCTCTCCCCGCTGTCCGGGTCGCTCAGCAGCCTGGGCGTGCAGGTCCGTAACGGCACGCAACTGGCCGTGAACGAGGCCGCGCCCGCCTTCGCGAAACTGGGCCTGAAACTGCAACTCGTCGCCTTCGACGATCAGGCTGACCCCGCCACCGGCACCGCCGCCGCCCGCAAGATCGCCGCGGACCGTCAGATTCTCGCGGTGGTCGGCGCGCTGAACAGCGGCGTGACCATCCCCGCCACCGCCGCGTTGCAGGCCAGCCGGGTCGCGGTCGTGAACTCGGCCAGCACCGCCAATCAGGTCACGGACCGCGGCCTGAAGAACGTCAACCGCATCGTGCCGCGCGACGACGCGCAGGGACCGGCGGGGGCCAGCTTCATCCGCTCGACCCTGAAAGCGAAGAAGGTGTACGTCCTGAACGACAAGACCGCGTACGGCGAGGGACTGGCGCGCGAGGTGGAACGCAGCCTGAAGGCGGCCGGCGTGAAGGTTGTGGCCAGCGAGGGCACCGAGGAGAAGGCGGACTTCTCCGGCGTGATCGCCAAGATCCGACTCCAGAAACCCGACGTGATCTACTTCGGCGGGGTGTACAACCAGGTGGGCGTGTTCCTGCGGCAACTGCGCGGCGCGGGCGTCATGATCCCCGTGGTGGGCGGCGACGGCCTGGACAGCAGCGAACTGAGCAAGATCGCCGGGCCCGGCGCGCGGGACGTGTACTACACGACGACCGCCGCGCCGGTCGAGTCGCTGCCCAGCGCCGGGGCGTTCGCGGCGACGTACCGCAAGACCTTCGGCATGGCCCCGCAGGGCTTCGCGGTGTTCGGCTACGACGCGGCCCGCGTGGCGCTGCGCGGCATCCTGGCCGCCGCGAAGGCCGCCCAGAACGGCGTGCCCAGCCGCGAGCAGGTGCAGAGCGCCGTGCGCCAGGGCACCTACAGCGGCCTGCTGACCGGCACCGTGGCCTTCAACAGCGTCGGGGACCGCCGCGAGGCGAACCTGTACGTCATGAAGCTCAATGGCACGAAGGCCACCCTGAGCACCACCGTGAAGGTCAAGGCCCCGGCCCGCTGA
- a CDS encoding monothiol bacilliredoxin BrxC family protein: MTQTAQNEPQVLVPLTTPEEVDQFLTEYPLAAVFKAGTCHKTMQGFGVLETFLQRHELPVGFIRVVDWRSASNHVAQRTGLVHHSPQLILFQDGQPRFEVNNWDITPEALAPVFEQHVPVRAGEGSVATDDNAEPYRRLMRAFLDGQLSEWAFQDQYVNMFRDDASLRSQREFELLSRLFGDPDAYHGGLHQLGAPQERGDLKARVQALLTELG, encoded by the coding sequence ATGACCCAGACCGCGCAGAACGAACCGCAGGTGCTTGTCCCGCTGACCACGCCCGAGGAAGTCGATCAGTTCCTGACCGAGTACCCGCTGGCGGCCGTGTTCAAGGCCGGCACCTGCCACAAGACCATGCAGGGCTTCGGCGTGCTCGAAACCTTCCTGCAACGCCACGAGCTGCCCGTGGGCTTCATCCGCGTGGTGGACTGGCGTTCGGCCAGCAACCATGTCGCGCAGCGCACGGGTCTGGTGCACCACAGCCCGCAGCTGATCCTGTTCCAGGACGGCCAGCCGCGTTTCGAGGTGAACAACTGGGACATCACGCCCGAGGCTCTAGCGCCGGTGTTCGAGCAGCACGTCCCGGTGCGCGCGGGTGAGGGCAGCGTCGCCACGGACGACAACGCCGAGCCGTACCGCCGCCTGATGCGCGCCTTCCTGGACGGTCAGCTGAGCGAGTGGGCCTTCCAGGATCAGTACGTGAACATGTTCCGTGACGACGCCAGCCTGCGCAGCCAGCGTGAATTCGAGCTGCTCTCGCGTCTGTTCGGCGATCCCGACGCCTACCACGGTGGCCTGCACCAGCTGGGAGCCCCGCAGGAGCGCGGCGACCTCAAGGCCCGCGTGCAGGCCCTGCTGACCGAACTCGGCTGA